From a single Brassica oleracea var. oleracea cultivar TO1000 chromosome C5, BOL, whole genome shotgun sequence genomic region:
- the LOC106294540 gene encoding phosphoinositide phosphatase SAC1 isoform X2 codes for MHFEDLVRRYGNPIIVLNLIKVFPERQGKWKATTQSREFLKSIQRYYSNTYTDGEKQDAINLFLGYIQPQDGKPALWELDSDYYLHVVGIGDDIFPGSGVLSIPKPMSGIGVNLAPVPAFREDFSRKKPASFDKLIEQTCSSIKNVRLCSETDQRPGGSTGSTGVAPDAAEIQLKSPNWLFGSRKPEESGSATRPGADDSEKGVTSSERESTISATWNHHEEGIFQRDTYR; via the exons ATGCATTTTGAAGACCTGGTGAGACGATATGGGAATCCAATTATTGTGCTCAACTTAATCAAG GTTTTCCCAGAAAGGCAGGGTAAATGGAAGGCCACGACACAGTCTAGAGAGTTTCTGAAGTCTATCCAACGATACTACAGCAATACGTACACCGATGGTGAAAAGCAAGACGCCATAAACTT ATTCTTGGGCTACATTCAACCTCAGGACGGGAAACCTGCACTCTGGGAGCTGGATTCTGATTACTATCTCCATGTTGTAGGGATTGGAGATGATATTTTCCCTGGAAGCGG GGTCCTCTCCATCCCGAAACCCATGAGTGGTATTGGAGTCAATCTTGCACCAGTGCCAGCTTTCAGAGAGGACTTCTCACGGAAGAAGCCGGCTTCTTTTGACAAACTGATCGAGCAGACGTGCAGTTCAATAAAGAACGTAAGGCTTTGTAGCGAGACAGACCAAAGGCCAGGTGGCAGTACCGGAAGCACTGGTGTGGCTCCTGATGCAGC TGAGATTCAGCTCAAGAGCCCCAATTGGCTGTTTGGTTCAAGAAAACCTGAAGAGAGTGGCTCTGCCACAAGACCTGGCGCAGACGATAGTGAGAAAGGTGTGACCTCGAGTGAGAGAGAGTCAACGATTTCTGCAACTTGGAACCATCATGAGGAAGGTATCTTCCAAAG AGATACCTATCGATGA
- the LOC106343967 gene encoding transcription factor MYB3: MGRSPCCEKAHMNKGAWTKEEDQLLVDYIRKHGEGCWRSLPRAAGLQRCGKSCRLRWMNYLRPDLKRGNFTEEEDELIIKLHSLLGNKWSLIAGRLAGRTDNEIKNYWNTHIKRKLLSRGIDPNTHRPINESTIPPSKTTTPSLLHDEPVQFDLAKPDQHQTVKPEPTVLYREEGDYNNNNCTSSETTSEEDCVLNLELSVGPATTRSYRYESTRKANLDSIESTGPWGSELFGAQAGVCLCCRIGFHNESCRNCRVSDARTIWESKIL; this comes from the exons ATGGGAAGGTCACCTTGTTGCGAGAAAGCTCACATGAACAAAGGAGCTTGGACTAAAGAAGAAGATCAGCTTCTCGTTGATTACATCCGCAAACACGGTGAAGGATGCTGGCGATCTCTCCCTAGAGCCGCCG GGTTGCAGAGATGTGGTAAGAGTTGTAGGTTGAGATGGATGAATTATCTAAGACCGGATCTCAAGAGAGGTAATTTCACTGAGGAAGAAGACGAACTCATCATCAAACTCCATAGCTTACTCGGTAACAA ATGGTCGTTGATTGCTGGGAGATTAGCAGGAAGAACAGACAACGAGATCAAAAACTATTGGAACACTCACATCAAGAGGAAGCTTCTCAGCCGCGGGATTGACCCAAACACGCACCGTCCGATCAACGAATCCACAATCCCTCCTTCGAAAACAACAACACCGTCACTTCTACACGACGAGCCTGTTCAATTCGATTTAGCCAAACCGGATCAACATCAAACGGTTAAACCGGAACCAACGGTGCTATACCGCGAAGAGGGTGATTATAATAACAATAACTGCACGAGCAGCGAAACGACGTCGGAAGAGGATTGTGTACTCAATTTAGAACTCTCTGTTGGTCCGGCTACTACGAGGAGTTACCGGTACGAGTCAACCCGGAAGGCAAATCTTGACTCGATCGAGTCCACTGGACCGTGGGGATCCGAGTTGTTCGGGGCTCAGGCTGGAGTGTGTTTGTGTTGTCGGATAGGGTTTCATAATGAGTCGTGTCGTAATTGTCGTGTTTCTGATGCTCGAACCATCTGGGAATCGAAAATTCTATAG
- the LOC106293432 gene encoding uncharacterized protein LOC106293432 isoform X1 — MDIKPFQIDEGSTSRGCRKTHLLELAVLLKTTTSCSVMLLYSGNVNKYTYRNMFFIVRITPSVCGLAGLMIHHGMELSHCSVILIRVLLQTRKLHECSAKANASTTDEYASLVFDSTNTSPSPFFFHLIVFSKFVICFSYCFCVSMYYLNHIHLYNDHL, encoded by the exons ATGGATATCAAACCGTTCCAG ATTGATGAGGGAAGTACTTCAAGAGGTTGCCGTAAGACCCACCTGCTGGAATTAGCGGTGCTCCTCAAGACAACAACATCATGCTCTGTAATGCTGTTATATTCGGGTAATGTAAACAAGTATACTTACAGAAACATGTTTTTCATTGTACGTATCACACCTTCTGTTTGTGGGCTTGCAGGCCTGATGATTCACCATGGGATGGAGTTAAG CCATTGCTCTGTGATCCTAATCCGAGTTCTCCTGCAAACTCGGAAGCTGCACGAATGTTCAGCGAAAGCAAACGCGAGTACAACAGATGAGTATGCGAGTCTTGTGTTTGATTCCACCAACACTTCTCCCTCTCCGTTTTTCTTTCATCTTATTGTGTTTTCAAAGTTTGTGATTTGTTTCTCTTATTGTTTCTGTGTTTCCATGTATTATCTTAACCATATTCATCTTTATAATGATCATTTGTAG
- the LOC106293432 gene encoding uncharacterized protein LOC106293432 isoform X3, protein MDIKPFQIDEGSTSRGCRKTHLLELAVLLKTTTSCSVMLLYSGLMIHHGMELSHCSVILIRVLLQTRKLHECSAKANASTTDEYASLVFDSTNTSPSPFFFHLIVFSKFVICFSYCFCVSMYYLNHIHLYNDHL, encoded by the exons ATGGATATCAAACCGTTCCAG ATTGATGAGGGAAGTACTTCAAGAGGTTGCCGTAAGACCCACCTGCTGGAATTAGCGGTGCTCCTCAAGACAACAACATCATGCTCTGTAATGCTGTTATATTCGG GCCTGATGATTCACCATGGGATGGAGTTAAG CCATTGCTCTGTGATCCTAATCCGAGTTCTCCTGCAAACTCGGAAGCTGCACGAATGTTCAGCGAAAGCAAACGCGAGTACAACAGATGAGTATGCGAGTCTTGTGTTTGATTCCACCAACACTTCTCCCTCTCCGTTTTTCTTTCATCTTATTGTGTTTTCAAAGTTTGTGATTTGTTTCTCTTATTGTTTCTGTGTTTCCATGTATTATCTTAACCATATTCATCTTTATAATGATCATTTGTAG
- the LOC106293432 gene encoding uncharacterized protein LOC106293432 isoform X2: MDIKPFQIDEGSTSRGCRKTHLLELAVLLKTTTSCSVMLLYSGLMIHHGMELRFLLFHCSVILIRVLLQTRKLHECSAKANASTTDEYASLVFDSTNTSPSPFFFHLIVFSKFVICFSYCFCVSMYYLNHIHLYNDHL; the protein is encoded by the exons ATGGATATCAAACCGTTCCAG ATTGATGAGGGAAGTACTTCAAGAGGTTGCCGTAAGACCCACCTGCTGGAATTAGCGGTGCTCCTCAAGACAACAACATCATGCTCTGTAATGCTGTTATATTCGG GCCTGATGATTCACCATGGGATGGAGTTAAGGTTTTTGTTATT CCATTGCTCTGTGATCCTAATCCGAGTTCTCCTGCAAACTCGGAAGCTGCACGAATGTTCAGCGAAAGCAAACGCGAGTACAACAGATGAGTATGCGAGTCTTGTGTTTGATTCCACCAACACTTCTCCCTCTCCGTTTTTCTTTCATCTTATTGTGTTTTCAAAGTTTGTGATTTGTTTCTCTTATTGTTTCTGTGTTTCCATGTATTATCTTAACCATATTCATCTTTATAATGATCATTTGTAG